GCTGCATTTTTATGCTGCGGCGCAACATAAACAAATGCCGGAGCACCTGGGCCGCCATTCAAGTATTTATAACTGCATCCAACAGCGAAATCTGCTTCAGCAGCCTTCAAATGAACCGGAAAAGCCCCTGCAGAATGGCAAAGATCCCACATTGCCAGAGCCCCGACAGCATGTGCCTTTTCTGTCAGTTCCTTCATGTTGTGTTTGCGACCTGTGCGGTAATCCACTTCAGTCAGCATCATAACAGCAACACTCTCATCCAGAGCGTTTTCTACGTCTTCCGGTGCGACAAGGCGCAATTCGAGATCCTCTGAAACCAGACCCTTCAAACCCTGTGCCATATAAAGGTCAGTCGGGAAGTTGCCTGTATCTGAAAGAATGACTTTTCGGCTAGGACGCATTTTGATTGCGGTCGCAAGCACCTTGAACACATTGAGGGACGTGCTATCTGCGCAAACAAGCGTCCCTTCATCTGCGCCAACCAGTTTAGCGATACGATCACCAACCTTGCTCGGCAAGTCGATCCAGTTGTGGCAGTTCCAGCCTTTGATGAGGCTTTTGCCCCATTGTTCTTCTACCGCGTTTGTTAATGCAGCGGAGACGCTTTTCGGCAGAGCACCCAAGGAGTTACCATCCAGATAAATCACATCATCCGGGAGCGAGAAAAACTGCTGAAGGTGGGCAAGTTGATCCTGCTCGTCTCTTTGCTCAATGCTTATTGCATCCAATTCCACAATCACGTCCCCTGTACCCTTTGAATTACTACCGCACAATGTTGGCATCAAACCCGCTTTATGCGGCGATTCCATTTCGGAATATTTCAAGTTTAAAGTAATTTTAGCAACAGTCTTGCCTCAAAGTCTAGGTAAAATGCATTAGGCGTAGAGTTCAGAACAATTATTCCAAATTTGGGGTATATGAAACGATTCTGTTCAGATATAACCTGCCGTACAGCGACATCTTGCAATAGCGCTGAAAAATAATAGGCCGTACATTTGATCATAAGTGGCAGATCAAAACTCTGTTCAAGACCGGAACTCCGCATCAACAACAATAGGATGAGGTCGGGCCACTTTAAGGAAGATGCACATGAAGAGGGCCCTAAGGAAGACGGAGCCGCAACGGTTGCTTGAACCTAAACGCCAGTATGCTGCTCTGCCTTTCAGGAAAAACAAAAAGGGCAAGCTACAGATACTACTCATTACTTCTCGTGAAACCAAGCGTTGGGTTCTTCCCAAAGGCTGGCCGATGAAGGACCTAAGCGGCTGCGAGACGGCAGCTCAGGAAGCGTTTGAGGAAGCTGGTATTCGGGGGAAGTTCTCCACTCGACTTGCAGGGATTTATCACTACCCAAAGCTCAGAGTGACCAAACAACCAATTCCATGCAGTGTAAAAGTGTATCCGCTGGAAGTGGATGACATGTTGGATGAATGGCCTGAGCGAGAAGAGCGCACACGAAAATGGTTTTCCGTGCGCGATGCTGTACGGGCGGTTCATGAACCAGAATTGAAAGCACTGCTTGCCAACTGGCAACCTTCCGATGATTGATATCGTTTAGATGTGCTCAGCATTAAAGCGACGCTCCAGCCAACGGACGCCCTGAGAGACGATCAGGATCAACACCAAATATTCCAAAACCAGCACCGTATAGATTTCCAGTGGCCGATATTCAGTCACGACCAACTCATTGGCACGGCGCGTTAAATCCTGCAATCCGATCACAGATACGAGGCTCGACATTTTCAGCATGTAAACAAGCTGGTTACCCAATGGCGGCAGCATGCGTCTTATTGCGAGCGGCAGAATGATGAAACGTAGGCGTTGGACGTAACGTAGCCCCAGTGAGCGGCCTGCTTCTATTTGGCCTTTATCGACCGATTGAATTCCTGCTCTAAAGATTTCTGCCTGGAAGGCGCTATCTGACAGTGCGAGAGCCAAGACCCCTGCCCAAAACACATTAATGGAAATATTGGCAACCACTGGCAGCCCATAATACACCCAGAAAATTAGCACCAGACTTGGAACGGAGCGGACAACCTCAACATACGTGCGGTTGAATGCACGCCCGTATTTGTTATCAGACAGACCCGGTAATGCAACGCACAGCCCCACAATCATAGAAATGATGATTGCCGTGAGCGAAACAACAAGTGTTTCCTTCAATCCCGAGATCATAAAACTGAGATTAATTCGGCCAGTTTCAGTATTGGGAGAGACGACATACCAGCCCCATTGATCTCCTGTACATCCCGCCAGCACGAATGCCAAAGCGACAAGAACCGCTGCATTTTGGAGTTTCAAGGTATCTACCTTCCAAGAGTAATTTAAGCTGACTGTGCCCTTCACGACTTCGGCAGCTTTCGCACCTGCTCCGACATAGGTCGTTTTGTTGGAAGTCAAACCGCGAGAATCGCACGTATTTATACAAAGCTTACAGGGAATTACCGCACACAATAATTTGAAGGCATTTTCTGTCGAACAAGGGCATTATGGGGCCCAATAAAATCAATAACTTTGCAATGAGCCAGATCTCAAATCGTGTTTCAAGGGACTCAAAGACGATGCTTCGATCATTTCTTGCTATAATTTCCGCAGTGGGCTTCTTATTCTCGGGCTCCGCTTTCGCGCAATCAGCACTCCATGAAATTCTTGATTCCGGCGAACTGAAAGTTGGAACCACAGGGGACTGGAATCCGATGTCTGTTCGTGATCCTGCCAGCAATGGTTATAAGGGCTATGACATCGATATTATGAATGAACTAGCCAATGACCTTGGCGTGAAGCTCGTTTTCATCCCAACTGACTGGAAAACGCTGGTCAATGGGATTATCGCTGGTAAATATGACCTAACAGGATCTGCTTCCATTTCGCCAAGCCGTATGAAAGTTTCTGGATACTCTGACAGCTACATTTCCGTTGAAATTCTGCCGTTCACCCTCAGCAAAAACGTCGACAAATACAACAGCTGGGACAGCATCAACCAAGACAGCGTGATTGTTGCGACCACTCTGGGCACGACCTTCGAAAAACTCAGCAAAGAGTGGTTCCCGAATGCTTCCATAAAAGTTGTTGAAGCTCCGGCACGTGGCTATCAGGAAGTTCTATCTGGTAGAGCAGATGTATTCATCACGTCCAACATAGAAGGTGCAACGCTCAAGGCCAAGTTCCCGACTATCGTGAATGTGCCAGTAGAAGAGAGCCGCAATCCAACTCCAATTGCGATGTTGATGCCGCAGACCGACCAAGTCTGGATTAACTACGTCAACAACTGGATCAAAGTTAAGAGAATGAATGGTTTCCTTGATAGCACAGCCCAGAAATGGGGCCTTGCAAAATAAGACCTTGCTCTCATAAATGCAAAAAGGCGCTGCATTGATAGCAGCGCTTTTTTTGTATGTTCAACAATATGAATTGGGACTTAAGCATCTACCTGAATGAACTTTGCCACCCAGTCCTGCATGGCCTTGCGGTTTATATCAATGGACGTCGCAGCATGAGAAAGGGATTGCATTTCCTGCCACCAGCGTTGGCATTTTGGACCGAGCTTCAGCTCTCCACCGAACATTGTTGCCAATTGGTGAGCCTGTGAGAATGTAGTTGCATAAGCACACTCTACCAACGTTACATGATGACCGACAGCGTAAGGAGCTGCTTCAATTAGGTCTTCCAGACGCTCGAATGCGGCACCCATATTCTCTATGAGCTGGTGGTAACAGGGATCGCTGGGAGACGTACCAGCTTTGATTGGCGCGTAGAACGCACGAACACTTGGTTCAATTCGCGTATCATGCATGCCCATTAACATTCGAACCAAGGCGCGTTCTGCCGCCGCTTCGGGAAGTAGTGCCGGAGACGGAGCCGTTTCCTCCAGATATTCCAAAATTGCATTTGAATCAGATAACCCAGCATTCCCGTCTTTTAGGCCGGGAATAGAGCCAGAGGGAATGATTGCTTTGTATGTTTTAGATCCGTATCCGTCTGGTGGCGGCAATTCTGCGTACTCTAAGCCTTTCATGTCCAAGGCAATTCGAACTTTGGCGCAGAAAACGGATTCCGAATAGGCAAAAAATTGTATCATTAGGTCACCAGAATGCTTCTTGAACCGAGCGTTTAGCCAACATGCTTGGGAACATGCAACGGACATTTAACGCCCGGAAAAGGGGAGCGGTGCTAATTGTGCTGCACTGCAAACCTGATGTTTTTAGCAGCCTCTGGATTTGTAAGCCACTACAACCTTCGGGCATCAAGCCCAATTGAGGAGAAATCAATCCTCCCCGCATTGGCATCCAAAGCTCTGAGTTTTGCTATAACTGCTTTGCAGTATCAAGATCGACTTTGAAGATCATCATATCGTCCCTGCGTTCAACTTCCCCCTCAAGAGAAATGAGCAGCGCTGTCCAATCCTGCACTTCAGACGTTAGCGGTCCACCATCTTTGTTTGCCAACACAAAGAACTCGTGACCTAGAAGTGGGCTAACCGTAACGAGGACAGGTGGAATTCCACCGATGATACATAGGTTGGCACAGGCTTTGTGGGCCAGACCAACGCCCGGACGCATCGCTCCACTATAGCATTTCCCATCACAAATCTCGCCTGTCAGTCGCCATTTACCGAGCTGCTCAGCCGGTGCAGGTGTGAAATCTGCGACAGGATTTTCCGCGGCACGTAGTAAGACACGACCGCCAACCTGCAGCATATCTATATCACCACGCTTGAGCAGAATCCCTCCGGCATCAACGGGTTGCCCGCTGAGTGGGCCAGCTAGTGACTGCATTCCGGTTTTGCCAACACCAGACATTATCATCGCATGAGGCTTGCTACGTCCATCTTCGCCAGCAGGTAACCGTAGGATGGGATAGGGTTTTGCATCCACATAGCCTGTGAAGGTTTGGTATCCAGCTCCCCAAGCAAATCGGGCGTCTCCCGGATCGGGTACGGAAGAACCAATTCCAAAAGCAACTCCTGCTGCCACGCCGACAACAATTGCAGATATGAAAAACAAGAACTTTTGAAGGCTTTTGGGTGGTTTTTTAGCCCACCCAATGAAAAACGGATCTGGTTTCTTTTTAGCCATCAGCTTTTCTCCGCAATCATCGGCAGAATGACAGGTTCAACACGTGTCCCTGGAGGAAGTGCGTTGATGTTCAACCACAATTTCCCGTTTTCCAATTTGAGCCGATAGGTAGATATCTTCTCTGTAAATGGCGGCGGCGATCTTCCATCTTCCAAACGGTATTGGTAACCGTGCCAAGGACATGTGACACAGCCATAGACAATCTTACCTTCCCCAAGTGGTCCATTTTGATGCGCGCACACGTTGGAAATAGCCGAAAGCTTTTTGCCATCCCGGAAGATTGCAACACGTTCGTCATCCGTAATGGCAATAATTTTAGCACGCTTGTCTGGCACTTCACGCGGGTCACCTGCATCCACCCATGAGCCAGAATCATCCATGATATTCTGTTCGGAATCAACTAATCGCTCTTTTCTGGCAGCCAACAAATGAAGCGTGATGACCAGAGCTGCGGACACGCCAACTGCACTGGTCATGAAGGGACCTGCTGCGCTTTGAAGAGCACCCAAGGCCACATGCCCAATGATCAATGCATAGGCCAGATAGATGCCCATATGCAGAATTTTCCAAAACGTTGGTTTTAGAAAATGTAACCAGAAATCATGACTGGTAACCGCCAGAATAGTCAGGATCAAAAGAGCACCTAAACCCAGC
The window above is part of the Pseudovibrio sp. Tun.PSC04-5.I4 genome. Proteins encoded here:
- a CDS encoding Rieske 2Fe-2S domain-containing protein — its product is MSVKYVPVIWNRTKLVYDVVVLAIVGAYLGIYIYVAPTFQNVTRPIDWDIYKAQAFGTCVFYLLTFILCIGPLSRLDKRFLPLLYNRRHLGVLTCILAFFHVDNILGWYNAFSPVNKYTSIFIVNTSFDRFLGFPFELLGLGALLILTILAVTSHDFWLHFLKPTFWKILHMGIYLAYALIIGHVALGALQSAAGPFMTSAVGVSAALVITLHLLAARKERLVDSEQNIMDDSGSWVDAGDPREVPDKRAKIIAITDDERVAIFRDGKKLSAISNVCAHQNGPLGEGKIVYGCVTCPWHGYQYRLEDGRSPPPFTEKISTYRLKLENGKLWLNINALPPGTRVEPVILPMIAEKS
- a CDS encoding amino acid ABC transporter permease; translated protein: MTSNKTTYVGAGAKAAEVVKGTVSLNYSWKVDTLKLQNAAVLVALAFVLAGCTGDQWGWYVVSPNTETGRINLSFMISGLKETLVVSLTAIIISMIVGLCVALPGLSDNKYGRAFNRTYVEVVRSVPSLVLIFWVYYGLPVVANISINVFWAGVLALALSDSAFQAEIFRAGIQSVDKGQIEAGRSLGLRYVQRLRFIILPLAIRRMLPPLGNQLVYMLKMSSLVSVIGLQDLTRRANELVVTEYRPLEIYTVLVLEYLVLILIVSQGVRWLERRFNAEHI
- a CDS encoding transporter substrate-binding domain-containing protein translates to MLRSFLAIISAVGFLFSGSAFAQSALHEILDSGELKVGTTGDWNPMSVRDPASNGYKGYDIDIMNELANDLGVKLVFIPTDWKTLVNGIIAGKYDLTGSASISPSRMKVSGYSDSYISVEILPFTLSKNVDKYNSWDSINQDSVIVATTLGTTFEKLSKEWFPNASIKVVEAPARGYQEVLSGRADVFITSNIEGATLKAKFPTIVNVPVEESRNPTPIAMLMPQTDQVWINYVNNWIKVKRMNGFLDSTAQKWGLAK
- a CDS encoding glutathione S-transferase family protein gives rise to the protein MIQFFAYSESVFCAKVRIALDMKGLEYAELPPPDGYGSKTYKAIIPSGSIPGLKDGNAGLSDSNAILEYLEETAPSPALLPEAAAERALVRMLMGMHDTRIEPSVRAFYAPIKAGTSPSDPCYHQLIENMGAAFERLEDLIEAAPYAVGHHVTLVECAYATTFSQAHQLATMFGGELKLGPKCQRWWQEMQSLSHAATSIDINRKAMQDWVAKFIQVDA
- a CDS encoding NUDIX hydrolase; protein product: MKRALRKTEPQRLLEPKRQYAALPFRKNKKGKLQILLITSRETKRWVLPKGWPMKDLSGCETAAQEAFEEAGIRGKFSTRLAGIYHYPKLRVTKQPIPCSVKVYPLEVDDMLDEWPEREERTRKWFSVRDAVRAVHEPELKALLANWQPSDD
- the kynU gene encoding kynureninase, with the translated sequence MELDAISIEQRDEQDQLAHLQQFFSLPDDVIYLDGNSLGALPKSVSAALTNAVEEQWGKSLIKGWNCHNWIDLPSKVGDRIAKLVGADEGTLVCADSTSLNVFKVLATAIKMRPSRKVILSDTGNFPTDLYMAQGLKGLVSEDLELRLVAPEDVENALDESVAVMMLTEVDYRTGRKHNMKELTEKAHAVGALAMWDLCHSAGAFPVHLKAAEADFAVGCSYKYLNGGPGAPAFVYVAPQHKNAAGNPLTGWMGHSAPFAFDLGYEPSAKTDQMRVGTPQVLAMTALDAALDVFDQTSLEALQAKSIELSELFISEVKRRCPSLELASPTDPYKRGSQVSFCHEHGYAIMQALIDHGVIGDFRAPNIIRFGFAPLYLTYANIVKAAEILGEIIAGNLWDTPAYHRKSKVT